Proteins encoded in a region of the Mycolicibacterium neoaurum genome:
- a CDS encoding arylsulfatase: MSTDIVAPKIPDGGTLPFPPVPSASVAGRTLAESSYASRAVPRRLPADSPNIVIVLIDDAGPGLPTAFGGEVNTATLDRMCEEGVSYNRFHTTAMCSPTRASLLTGRNHHEIGNGQIAELANDWDGYSGKIPRSAATVAEVLKQYGYATSAFGKWHNTPAEETTAAGPFENWPTGLGFEYFYGFLAGEASQYEPHLVRNTTVVAPTKTAEEGYHLSEDLADDAIGWLRRHKAFNADKPFFMYWASGCLHGPHHIMKEWADKYAGKFDDGWDAYRERVFERAKAKGWIPQDCTLTERDETLSAWDDIPEDEKPFQRRLMEVAAGYAEHVDVQVGRISDELDALGYGENTLFLYIWGDNGSSGEGQNGTIAELLAQNGIPTTVRQHIDALDALGGLDVLGSPLVDNQYHAGWAWAGSTPYKGMKLLASHLGGTRNPLVARWPARIPADPVPRDVFLHCNDIVPTIYELVGIEPPRTVAGEPQMPMAGASFARTLVDRSAEGGKRTQYFEIMGSRAIYDDGWLACARGPRLPWLAGMPEGIATWTPDQDRWELYNLDDDWSQAHDLADAEPQKLAQLRELFAIEAARNAVLPIGGGLWVPVYHPELRIAPPYREWTFAGDMVRMPEFCAPALGNKNNVVTIDAEVPSGGNGVLYALGGAAGGLTCYLDAGHLCYEYNLFILMRTKVRSTQPISPGRHTIVVETSYAEQRPGGPLDVTLSVDGDVVASGQVPVSAPLLFTANDCLDIGTCLGSPVSLDYRERAPFPYEGHIRQVHVAYST; the protein is encoded by the coding sequence ATGAGCACCGACATCGTGGCCCCGAAGATCCCCGACGGCGGGACTCTGCCGTTTCCGCCGGTACCGTCGGCCAGTGTGGCCGGCCGCACGCTCGCCGAGTCCAGCTACGCCAGCCGTGCGGTACCGCGCCGGTTGCCCGCCGACAGCCCGAACATCGTCATCGTGTTGATCGACGACGCCGGACCGGGGCTGCCCACCGCATTCGGTGGCGAGGTGAACACCGCGACGCTGGACCGGATGTGTGAAGAAGGCGTGTCCTACAACCGATTCCACACCACCGCGATGTGTTCCCCGACCCGCGCCTCACTGCTGACCGGGCGCAATCACCACGAGATCGGCAACGGCCAGATCGCCGAGTTGGCCAACGACTGGGACGGCTACTCGGGCAAGATCCCCCGCTCGGCGGCGACGGTCGCCGAGGTGCTCAAACAGTACGGATACGCCACCTCCGCGTTCGGTAAGTGGCACAACACCCCGGCCGAAGAGACCACCGCCGCCGGACCGTTCGAGAATTGGCCCACGGGTTTGGGTTTCGAGTATTTCTACGGATTCCTGGCCGGTGAGGCATCCCAGTACGAGCCCCACCTGGTGCGCAACACCACCGTCGTCGCGCCGACCAAGACCGCCGAAGAGGGTTACCACCTATCCGAGGATCTGGCCGATGACGCGATCGGCTGGCTGCGGCGGCACAAGGCCTTCAACGCCGACAAGCCGTTCTTCATGTATTGGGCCAGCGGGTGCCTGCACGGTCCGCACCACATCATGAAGGAGTGGGCCGACAAGTACGCAGGCAAGTTCGATGACGGGTGGGATGCCTACCGCGAGCGGGTGTTCGAGCGCGCCAAGGCCAAGGGCTGGATACCGCAGGACTGCACGCTCACCGAGCGCGACGAGACACTGTCGGCGTGGGATGACATTCCCGAGGACGAGAAGCCCTTCCAGCGCCGCTTGATGGAGGTCGCCGCCGGGTACGCCGAACATGTCGATGTCCAGGTCGGCCGGATCAGCGATGAGCTGGATGCCCTCGGCTATGGCGAGAACACACTGTTTCTCTACATCTGGGGCGATAACGGGTCATCGGGGGAGGGCCAGAACGGCACAATCGCCGAACTCCTTGCCCAGAACGGCATTCCGACGACGGTACGTCAGCATATCGACGCTCTGGACGCCCTCGGTGGCCTCGATGTGCTGGGTTCACCATTGGTGGACAACCAGTATCACGCCGGCTGGGCGTGGGCGGGCAGCACACCGTACAAGGGGATGAAGTTGTTGGCCTCCCACCTCGGGGGCACGCGCAATCCGCTGGTCGCGCGGTGGCCGGCGCGAATCCCGGCCGATCCGGTCCCGCGCGATGTGTTCCTGCACTGCAATGACATCGTTCCGACCATCTACGAGCTGGTCGGTATCGAACCGCCACGCACAGTGGCCGGCGAACCCCAGATGCCCATGGCCGGAGCGAGTTTCGCCCGGACGCTGGTCGACCGCAGCGCCGAGGGCGGGAAGCGAACCCAGTACTTCGAGATCATGGGCAGCCGCGCGATCTACGATGACGGCTGGTTGGCGTGTGCTCGTGGCCCCCGTCTTCCGTGGCTGGCCGGGATGCCCGAGGGCATCGCGACCTGGACCCCCGACCAGGACCGCTGGGAGCTCTACAACCTCGACGACGACTGGTCCCAAGCCCACGATCTGGCCGACGCCGAGCCACAGAAGCTGGCGCAGCTCCGCGAACTGTTCGCCATCGAGGCCGCACGCAACGCGGTGCTGCCGATCGGCGGCGGGTTGTGGGTTCCGGTGTATCACCCGGAGCTGCGGATCGCCCCGCCGTACCGGGAGTGGACATTCGCCGGGGACATGGTCCGGATGCCGGAGTTCTGCGCGCCGGCGCTGGGCAACAAGAACAACGTCGTGACCATCGATGCCGAGGTGCCGTCCGGCGGTAACGGAGTGCTCTATGCCCTGGGCGGCGCGGCGGGCGGGTTGACCTGCTATCTGGATGCCGGTCATCTCTGCTACGAGTACAACCTGTTCATCCTGATGCGGACCAAGGTGCGCTCGACGCAGCCCATCTCACCCGGCAGGCACACCATCGTCGTCGAGACGAGCTACGCCGAACAACGTCCCGGTGGCCCGCTGGACGTGACGTTGTCGGTGGACGGTGACGTGGTTGCCTCCGGTCAGGTTCCGGTGTCTGCGCCGCTGCTGTTCACCGCCAACGATTGCCTCGACATCGGGACCTGCCTGGGTTCACCCGTATCGCTGGATTACCGCGAGCGTGCCCCGTTTCCGTACGAGGGGCATATCCGCCAGGTACACGTCGCGTACTCGACCTAG
- the cwsA gene encoding cell wall synthesis protein CwsA: MSTSTDTPLTPAQRLSRGLRYTVVGPVDITRGTVGLGASSAASGVSWLSARLRPEPPAPPKRRPLLYVVIGAGVLAIGAVTFSIVRRSMRPEPSTLPPSVEISPKP, from the coding sequence ATGAGCACCAGCACCGACACACCGTTGACACCGGCGCAGCGCCTCAGCCGCGGGTTGAGGTACACCGTGGTCGGCCCCGTCGACATCACCCGCGGCACCGTCGGCCTCGGCGCGTCCTCGGCCGCTTCCGGCGTTTCCTGGCTCAGCGCCCGACTCCGTCCTGAGCCGCCCGCACCGCCGAAACGGCGCCCGCTGCTGTACGTGGTGATCGGCGCCGGTGTCCTCGCCATCGGCGCGGTGACGTTCTCGATCGTGCGCCGGTCGATGCGGCCCGAACCGTCGACGTTGCCGCCGAGCGTGGAGATCAGCCCCAAACCCTGA
- a CDS encoding peptidylprolyl isomerase has translation MGPSGRLKSVTSPIQTATATLHTNRGDIKIALFGNHAPKTVANFTGLAQGTKEYSTENATGGSSGPFYDGAVFHRVIEGFMIQGGDPTGTGRGGPGYQFADEFHPELQFDKPYLLAMANAGPGTNGSQFFITVGKTPHLNRRHTIFGEVVDPESQKVVDAIATTATDRSDRPTEPVVIESITIS, from the coding sequence ATGGGACCGAGTGGCAGACTGAAATCCGTGACGAGCCCCATTCAGACAGCGACCGCGACGCTGCACACCAACCGTGGTGACATCAAGATCGCCCTGTTCGGCAACCACGCCCCCAAGACCGTCGCCAACTTCACCGGTCTGGCGCAGGGCACCAAGGAGTACAGCACCGAGAACGCCACCGGCGGATCGTCGGGTCCCTTCTACGACGGTGCGGTCTTCCACCGCGTCATCGAGGGCTTCATGATCCAGGGCGGCGACCCGACCGGCACCGGTCGCGGCGGCCCCGGCTACCAGTTCGCCGACGAGTTCCACCCCGAATTGCAGTTCGACAAGCCCTACCTGCTGGCCATGGCCAACGCCGGACCGGGCACCAACGGATCGCAGTTCTTCATCACCGTCGGCAAGACCCCGCACCTGAATCGCCGGCACACCATCTTCGGTGAGGTCGTCGATCCGGAATCGCAGAAGGTCGTGGACGCGATCGCCACGACCGCGACCGATCGCAGTGACCGGCCCACCGAGCCCGTCGTGATCGAGAGCATCACCATTTCCTGA
- a CDS encoding PH domain-containing protein yields MQQTFWAPKSAAIIWIGIAGLAMAIVAVTVVTDVPGRVLGIVAAAGLVLFATFSWRARPKLAITESGLQVRGWVSTRVIARDEITQIRITEFRRLARKQRLLEIDTADDRLYIFTRWDLGTSPVEVLDALRAAGYVR; encoded by the coding sequence ATGCAGCAAACTTTTTGGGCGCCGAAGAGCGCAGCCATCATCTGGATCGGAATCGCCGGTCTCGCGATGGCAATTGTGGCTGTGACCGTGGTCACAGACGTGCCGGGACGTGTTCTCGGCATCGTTGCCGCCGCTGGTTTGGTGTTGTTTGCAACATTTTCGTGGCGTGCACGACCAAAACTGGCAATCACCGAGAGCGGCTTGCAGGTACGCGGCTGGGTGAGCACCCGGGTGATCGCGCGCGATGAGATCACCCAGATTCGGATCACCGAGTTCCGGCGGCTGGCGCGCAAACAGCGGCTGTTGGAGATCGACACCGCCGACGACCGGCTCTACATCTTCACCCGGTGGGATCTGGGCACCAGTCCCGTCGAGGTTCTCGATGCGCTGAGGGCCGCCGGTTACGTGCGCTGA
- the crgA gene encoding cell division protein CrgA → MPKSKVRKKNDFTINPVSRTPVKVKAGPSSVWFVVLFVGLMLFGLFWLLVFQLGATGLNAPTWLGWMADLGPWNYAIAFAFMISGLLLTMRWR, encoded by the coding sequence ATGCCCAAGTCCAAAGTCCGTAAGAAGAACGACTTCACCATCAACCCGGTGAGTCGGACCCCGGTCAAGGTCAAAGCCGGGCCGTCGAGTGTGTGGTTCGTCGTCCTGTTCGTCGGGCTGATGCTCTTCGGGCTGTTCTGGTTGCTGGTCTTCCAGCTCGGTGCCACCGGATTGAACGCACCCACCTGGTTGGGCTGGATGGCCGATCTGGGCCCGTGGAACTACGCGATCGCGTTTGCCTTCATGATCTCCGGACTTTTGCTGACGATGCGGTGGCGCTGA
- a CDS encoding DUF881 domain-containing protein has product MVEAVDSEPNAAPHRKRSLWRFGVPIVCLFAGLLLSTTHGVADGAEIRRSDAPRLVDLVRETSAGVDRLTAQRDALVAGTESHHGGSPGVQAALAAITHRSDVLAEQVGLDPLRGPGLVVTLDDAQRDADGRYPVDASPDDLVVHQQDIQAVLNALWSAGAEGIQMQDQRIIATSAPLCVGNTLLLNDRTYSPPYVVTAVGDPVAMQAALSAAPLVTLYKQYVLRFQLGYSEEVRDDVELAGYTAPVRMRYAKPAGPLGY; this is encoded by the coding sequence ATGGTCGAGGCAGTGGACTCCGAGCCTAACGCAGCACCGCACCGCAAACGGTCGCTGTGGCGGTTCGGGGTGCCGATTGTCTGCTTGTTCGCCGGTCTTCTGCTGTCCACCACCCATGGTGTGGCCGACGGCGCCGAGATCCGGCGCAGCGACGCACCCCGACTGGTCGACCTGGTGCGGGAGACCAGCGCCGGCGTCGACCGTCTGACCGCACAGCGCGATGCCCTGGTGGCCGGCACGGAGAGTCATCACGGGGGCTCTCCCGGCGTCCAAGCCGCTCTGGCCGCCATCACCCATCGCTCCGATGTTCTCGCCGAACAGGTCGGCCTGGACCCCCTGCGTGGGCCGGGGCTGGTCGTCACGCTCGACGATGCCCAGCGCGATGCCGACGGCCGCTACCCCGTCGACGCCTCACCGGACGACCTGGTCGTCCATCAGCAGGACATCCAGGCGGTGTTGAACGCCCTGTGGAGCGCCGGCGCGGAGGGCATCCAGATGCAAGACCAACGCATCATTGCCACCTCCGCCCCGTTGTGCGTCGGCAACACGCTGCTGCTCAACGACCGCACCTACAGCCCGCCGTATGTCGTCACCGCGGTGGGCGATCCGGTGGCCATGCAGGCGGCGCTGTCGGCCGCTCCCCTGGTGACCCTTTACAAGCAATACGTCCTGCGGTTCCAGCTCGGTTACTCCGAGGAGGTCCGCGACGACGTCGAGTTGGCGGGCTATACGGCGCCGGTGCGTATGCGGTATGCCAAACCGGCAGGTCCGCTCGGATACTGA
- a CDS encoding aminodeoxychorismate/anthranilate synthase component II, producing the protein MQVLVVDNYDSFVFNLVQYLGQLGVTAQVWRNDDERLADPGEVARQFDGILLSPGPGTPERAGASIPLVHASAQTKTPLLGVCLGHQAIGVAFGGTVDRAPELLHGKTSTVHHRDTGVLQGLPDPFTATRYHSLTILPETLPAELESTGETDSGVIMAVRHRELPIHGVQFHPESILTEGGHRMLANWLGYCGAAPDEGLVRTLENEVADAVRAATARA; encoded by the coding sequence ATGCAGGTTCTGGTCGTCGACAATTACGACAGCTTCGTGTTCAACCTGGTCCAGTACCTGGGCCAGCTCGGCGTGACGGCACAGGTCTGGCGCAACGACGACGAGCGGCTGGCCGATCCGGGCGAGGTGGCCCGACAGTTCGACGGCATCCTGCTCTCCCCCGGCCCAGGCACCCCCGAGCGCGCCGGCGCCTCGATCCCGCTGGTCCATGCCAGCGCGCAGACCAAGACTCCGCTGCTGGGAGTCTGCCTCGGCCACCAGGCCATCGGGGTGGCCTTCGGTGGCACCGTGGACCGGGCGCCCGAGCTGCTGCACGGTAAGACCAGCACGGTGCATCATCGCGATACCGGTGTGCTGCAAGGGCTTCCCGACCCGTTCACCGCGACCCGCTACCACTCGCTGACGATCCTGCCCGAGACGTTGCCCGCCGAGTTGGAGTCCACCGGCGAGACCGACAGCGGGGTCATCATGGCGGTGCGCCACCGGGAACTACCGATTCACGGTGTGCAGTTCCACCCCGAGTCGATCCTCACCGAGGGCGGGCACCGGATGCTTGCCAACTGGCTCGGCTACTGCGGCGCCGCTCCGGACGAGGGTTTGGTGCGCACGCTGGAGAACGAGGTCGCCGACGCGGTGCGCGCGGCGACCGCTCGGGCCTGA
- the pknB gene encoding Stk1 family PASTA domain-containing Ser/Thr kinase — translation MTTPQHLSDRYELGEILGFGGMSEVHIARDTRLHRDVAVKVLRADLARDPSFYLRFRREAQNAAALNHPAIVAVYDTGEAETPNGPLPYIVMEYVDGVTLRDIVHTEGPIEAKRAIEIIADACQALNFSHQHGIIHRDVKPANIMISKSGAVKVMDFGIARALADANNVTQTAAVIGTAQYLSPEQARGEKVDARSDVYSLGCVLYEILTGEPPFVGDSPVAVAYQHVREDPAAPSTRHAGVSPELDAVVLKALSKNPENRYQSAAEMRTDLIRVHSGEAPEAPKIFTDAERTNLLSNIATPHARALPTEHIPTAGGYPNRSNNNSVGRWLIVVAVLAVLTVVVTIAINAFGSSPRDVQVPDVTGQASADAIAALQNRGFKTRTQQRPDSTVRVEHVITTEPSPGTEVSAGEDITIVVSTGPEQRAVPEVKGMTLAQATTELLDAGFGRVQPSESESTPELKGKVLGTNPPANSTSAITNVITIIVGSGPGSVAVPDCVGQSVEVCQQILTASGFTNVLPVEVDNTAPAGQVVGTNPPAGQPVAKDSVVQMRVSRGNQFVMPNLTGQFWVDAEPNLRALGWRGVLIKGANVDNSGQRTNAVVTQNPAPGAGVGYGDSITLSFAS, via the coding sequence GTGACCACCCCCCAGCACCTTTCGGACCGCTACGAGCTTGGTGAGATCCTCGGGTTCGGTGGCATGTCCGAGGTTCACATCGCCCGCGACACCCGGTTACACCGTGACGTGGCGGTGAAGGTGTTGCGCGCCGACCTGGCCCGCGACCCGAGTTTCTATCTCCGCTTCCGTCGCGAGGCCCAGAATGCCGCCGCGCTGAACCATCCGGCGATCGTCGCGGTGTACGACACCGGCGAGGCCGAGACCCCCAACGGTCCCCTGCCCTACATCGTCATGGAGTACGTCGACGGGGTGACGCTGCGCGATATCGTGCACACCGAGGGCCCGATCGAGGCCAAGCGCGCCATCGAGATCATCGCCGACGCTTGCCAGGCGCTGAATTTCAGCCACCAGCACGGCATCATCCACCGTGACGTCAAGCCGGCCAACATCATGATCTCCAAGTCCGGCGCCGTGAAGGTGATGGACTTCGGCATCGCCCGCGCGCTCGCTGACGCCAACAACGTGACCCAGACCGCCGCAGTCATCGGCACCGCCCAGTACCTGTCGCCCGAGCAGGCTCGCGGTGAGAAGGTCGACGCCCGCTCCGATGTCTACTCGCTCGGCTGCGTGCTGTACGAAATCCTCACCGGAGAGCCACCTTTCGTCGGAGATTCGCCGGTGGCGGTGGCCTACCAGCATGTCCGCGAGGATCCCGCAGCGCCGTCGACGCGCCATGCCGGGGTGTCCCCGGAACTCGACGCCGTGGTGCTCAAGGCGCTGTCGAAGAACCCCGAGAATCGCTACCAGAGTGCGGCCGAGATGCGCACGGATCTGATCCGCGTCCACAGCGGCGAGGCGCCCGAGGCCCCGAAGATCTTCACCGACGCCGAGCGCACCAATCTGCTCAGCAATATCGCAACCCCGCACGCGCGGGCCCTGCCCACCGAGCACATCCCGACCGCGGGTGGTTATCCCAATAGGTCCAACAACAACTCGGTGGGACGCTGGCTCATCGTCGTCGCGGTCCTGGCCGTGCTGACCGTGGTGGTCACCATCGCCATCAACGCGTTCGGCAGCAGCCCCCGCGATGTGCAGGTCCCCGATGTGACGGGCCAGGCCTCCGCGGATGCCATTGCCGCTCTTCAGAATCGCGGTTTCAAGACCCGTACCCAGCAGCGCCCGGATTCCACGGTGCGCGTCGAGCACGTCATCACCACCGAGCCGTCGCCCGGCACGGAAGTCAGTGCGGGCGAGGACATCACCATCGTGGTGTCGACCGGACCCGAGCAGCGCGCCGTGCCCGAGGTCAAGGGCATGACGCTGGCCCAAGCCACCACCGAGCTGCTGGACGCGGGCTTCGGTCGGGTGCAGCCCTCCGAATCGGAGTCCACCCCCGAGCTCAAGGGCAAGGTGTTGGGCACCAATCCCCCGGCGAACTCCACTTCGGCGATCACCAACGTCATCACCATCATCGTGGGTTCAGGGCCGGGCAGCGTCGCGGTGCCCGACTGCGTGGGCCAGAGCGTCGAGGTGTGCCAGCAGATCCTGACCGCGTCCGGTTTCACCAACGTCCTTCCGGTCGAGGTGGACAACACCGCACCGGCCGGGCAGGTCGTCGGTACCAACCCCCCCGCCGGGCAGCCCGTGGCCAAGGACTCGGTCGTCCAGATGCGGGTCTCGCGCGGCAACCAGTTCGTGATGCCGAATCTGACCGGTCAGTTCTGGGTGGATGCCGAGCCGAACCTGCGGGCACTGGGCTGGCGCGGCGTGCTGATCAAGGGCGCCAACGTCGACAACAGCGGTCAGCGCACCAACGCCGTGGTGACCCAGAACCCGGCGCCGGGGGCCGGCGTCGGCTACGGAGATTCGATCACGCTGAGCTTCGCGTCCTAG
- a CDS encoding protein kinase domain-containing protein: MTARVGVTLSGRYRLQRLIATGGMGQVWEGLDTRLGRQVAIKVLKAEFSEDSEFVDRFRGEARTVAMLNHPGIASVYDYGETEMDAGEGRTAYLVMELVNGEPLNSVIKRTGRLSLRHALDMLEQTGRALQVAHTAGLVHRDVKPGNILITPTGQVKLTDFGIAKAVDAAPVTQTGMVMGTAQYIAPEQALGRDATAASDVYSLGVVGYESVSGKRPFTGDGALTVAMKHIKEAPPPLPPDLPPNVRELIEITLAKEPNQRYRSGGPFADAVAAVRAGRRPPRPNSAPTIGRAAPAAIPSGTQARAAAAAEYRPPVTTSRPRAGTGSHRPPPPRRTFSPGQRALLWAAGVLGALAIIIAVLIVVNAQDKRDNPVQQETSTSTTVIGVPPAAPPSETP; this comes from the coding sequence CGGCGGTATGGGACAGGTGTGGGAGGGACTGGACACCCGGCTCGGCCGCCAGGTCGCGATCAAGGTGCTCAAGGCCGAGTTCTCCGAGGACTCGGAGTTCGTGGACCGCTTCCGCGGCGAGGCGCGCACCGTCGCCATGCTCAACCATCCGGGTATCGCCAGCGTGTACGACTACGGCGAGACCGAGATGGACGCCGGCGAGGGCCGCACCGCCTATCTGGTGATGGAGCTGGTCAACGGTGAGCCGCTGAACTCCGTCATCAAGCGCACCGGGCGGCTGTCGCTGCGCCACGCCCTGGACATGCTGGAACAGACCGGCCGGGCCCTGCAGGTCGCCCACACCGCGGGCCTGGTGCACCGCGACGTCAAACCCGGCAACATCCTCATCACGCCCACCGGGCAGGTCAAGCTCACCGACTTCGGCATCGCCAAGGCCGTCGACGCCGCCCCGGTCACCCAGACCGGCATGGTGATGGGCACCGCCCAGTACATCGCGCCCGAGCAGGCCCTGGGCCGCGACGCGACCGCCGCATCCGATGTGTACTCCCTCGGCGTCGTCGGCTACGAGTCGGTGTCGGGCAAGCGTCCCTTCACCGGCGACGGTGCGCTGACGGTCGCGATGAAGCACATCAAGGAGGCGCCACCGCCGCTTCCTCCCGACCTGCCGCCCAACGTGCGTGAGCTCATCGAGATCACGCTGGCCAAGGAGCCCAACCAGCGGTACCGCTCGGGTGGGCCGTTCGCCGACGCCGTCGCCGCGGTGCGCGCCGGTCGCCGCCCACCGCGCCCCAACTCGGCGCCGACCATCGGCCGCGCCGCGCCCGCGGCCATCCCGTCGGGCACCCAGGCCCGCGCCGCCGCGGCCGCCGAATACCGTCCGCCGGTGACCACGTCGCGACCGCGCGCGGGGACCGGAAGTCACCGTCCGCCGCCACCGCGGCGCACCTTCTCCCCCGGTCAGCGCGCACTGCTGTGGGCCGCCGGTGTGCTCGGAGCGCTGGCCATCATCATCGCGGTGTTGATCGTGGTGAATGCCCAGGACAAGCGCGACAATCCGGTGCAGCAGGAGACCTCCACCAGCACCACCGTCATCGGGGTTCCGCCGGCGGCACCACCTAGTGAGACCCCGTGA